One Ooceraea biroi isolate clonal line C1 chromosome 6, Obir_v5.4, whole genome shotgun sequence genomic window carries:
- the LOC105284060 gene encoding protein SREK1IP1 isoform X1, with product MTRTRGGITSLRVSLGNRLMDPEILSRLIPQNKEQVRPACKKCGYAGHLTYQCRNFIKVDPNKEIVLDVSSTSSDSDENYVTPLTELRERELKKKLKDAKKKRKEKKTKKRRKKRESSPESDSESESESSEEEKRRKQKKRKKSSKHKKRKRQRKSSSSEGNNDGDKK from the exons ATGACTAGAACTCGCGGTGGAATTACGTCATTACGCGTATCTTTGGGAAATCG ACTCATGGATCCCGAAATCCTGTCCAGACTGATCCCGCAGAACAAGGAGCAAGTACGACCGGCGTGTAAAAAATGCGGTTACGCCGGACACTTAACCTATCAATGCCGCAATTTTATCAAGGTCGATCCCAACAAGGAGATCGTGCTGGACGTCAGCAGCACGAGTTCCGACAGCGACGAAAATTACGTGACCCCGCTGACGGAATTGCGGGAACGTGAGTTGAAGAAGAAGCTAAAGGACGCCAAGAAGAAGCGCAAGGAGAAGAAGACCAAGAAGAGACGTAAGAAACGCGAGAGCAGCCCGGAGAGCGACAGCGAGTCTGAGAGTGAATCGAGCGAGGAGGAGAAGCGGCGGAaacagaagaagagaaagaaaagctcCAAGCACAAGAAGCGCAAGAGGCAGAGGAAGAGCAGCTCGTCCGAGGGCAATAACGACGGTGATAAGAAATGA
- the LOC105284060 gene encoding protein SREK1IP1 isoform X2, which translates to MDPEILSRLIPQNKEQVRPACKKCGYAGHLTYQCRNFIKVDPNKEIVLDVSSTSSDSDENYVTPLTELRERELKKKLKDAKKKRKEKKTKKRRKKRESSPESDSESESESSEEEKRRKQKKRKKSSKHKKRKRQRKSSSSEGNNDGDKK; encoded by the coding sequence ATGGATCCCGAAATCCTGTCCAGACTGATCCCGCAGAACAAGGAGCAAGTACGACCGGCGTGTAAAAAATGCGGTTACGCCGGACACTTAACCTATCAATGCCGCAATTTTATCAAGGTCGATCCCAACAAGGAGATCGTGCTGGACGTCAGCAGCACGAGTTCCGACAGCGACGAAAATTACGTGACCCCGCTGACGGAATTGCGGGAACGTGAGTTGAAGAAGAAGCTAAAGGACGCCAAGAAGAAGCGCAAGGAGAAGAAGACCAAGAAGAGACGTAAGAAACGCGAGAGCAGCCCGGAGAGCGACAGCGAGTCTGAGAGTGAATCGAGCGAGGAGGAGAAGCGGCGGAaacagaagaagagaaagaaaagctcCAAGCACAAGAAGCGCAAGAGGCAGAGGAAGAGCAGCTCGTCCGAGGGCAATAACGACGGTGATAAGAAATGA
- the LOC105284059 gene encoding nitric oxide synthase-interacting protein homolog, protein MTRHARNCTAGAVYTYHEKKKDAAASGYGTNSQRIGKDSVKDFDCCCLTLQPCRNPVITKDGYLFDKEAILEYILTKKKEYARKLKEYEKQKQKVEEQSRVQTANEELKKLQNFLKGEKTIVTHDSNATDGASVSNMKNGKDKVLPSFWIPSKTPEAKEITPQKPDKTIYCPLSGNRLKMKDLIPVKFTLIQDPDDKRSHIVKQARYMCPITHDVLGNNVPCAVIKTTGDVVTMECVEKLIKKDWIHPLDSSKLTPSDIIPMQRGGTGYASVNDSLEGRHERPVLQA, encoded by the exons ATGACGCGACACGCGAGGAATTGTACCGCGGGTGCGGTGTACACGTATcacgagaaaaagaaggacGCCGCAGCGTCGGGTTATGGCACCAACAGCCAGCGAATCGGCAAGGATTCCGTAAAGGATTTCGACTGTTGTTGCCTGACGCTGCAGCCGTGCAGAAATCCTGTAATAAC GAAGGACGGCTATTTGTTCGACAAGGAAGCAATATTGGAATACATTTTGACCAAGAAAAAGGAGTACGCGAGGAAATTGAAGGAGTATGAGAAGCAGAAGCAAAAGGTGGAG GAACAGTCACGGGTGCAAACTGCCAACGAGGAGTTAAAAAAGCTGCAAAACTTCCTGAAGGGCGAGAAGACCATCGTGACGCACGACTCCAATGCGACGGACGGTGCTTCGGTATCTAACATGAAAAATGGCAAGGACAAAGTGCTACCGAGCTTCTGGATACCCTCGAAAACGCCGGAAGCTAAGGAAATCACTCCACAGAAGCCCGACAAGACCATCTACTGCCCTCTCAGTGGCAATCGATTGAAAATGAAAGATCTGATTCCCGTGAAATTCACGCTAATTCAGGATCCAGATGACAAACGGTCGCACATCGTCAAGCAAGCGAGATACATGTGCCCTATCACTCATGACGTTTTAGGCAACAACGTACCTTGTGCCGTGATCAAAACAAC TGGCGACGTGGTTACGATGGAATGCGTGGAGAAGTTGATAAAGAAGGATTGGATCCATCCATTGGACAGCTCCAAGTTGACGCCGTCCGATATTATTCCTATGCAAAGG GGTGGTACTGGCTATGCTTCTGTTAACGATTCATTGGAGGGCCGACACGAAAGGCCAGTACTGCAGGCATGA